From the Pomacea canaliculata isolate SZHN2017 linkage group LG14, ASM307304v1, whole genome shotgun sequence genome, one window contains:
- the LOC112555595 gene encoding G2/mitotic-specific cyclin-B-like yields MDIDNLSSPFGSISISVPERVTDIDDHDDLFFSPEYAQDIIDYMQARENHYTLSENFLDDNPEVTSQMRSILVDWLIQVQSYEQLEDETAQLTVALVDQYLARAPVPLLRLQLLGITCVFIAAKYIERFPPLVSYLAQVRQRSCSRQVENLCALTAGTYVAEEVLAMEHKVLKCLMFDVSMPLPNFFLARYFRVHLHDVKIKNLACYLIDLSLPSVHVVPVAPSLLAASALCLTRKLLLPQEAECWTPALAFYSKYSEKDLLQTVKLLAKILLRAPDSKYQGARSKHSDPSRLGVSMEPFLIGHPVLLQLTSEK; encoded by the exons ATGGATATCGACAACCTTTCTTCTCCCTTTGGCTCCATCTCCATCAGTGTGCCAGAGAGGGTCACCGACATTGATGACCACGATGACCTGTTCTTCAGTCCAGAGTACGCACAGGACATCATAGACTACATGCAG GCTCGTGAGAACCACTACACTCTGAGTGAGAACTTCTTGGATGACAATCCTGAGGTGACATCGCAAATGCGTTCCATCTTGGTTGATTGGTTAATCCAAGTTCAG AGTTATGAACAACTTGAAGACGAGACGGCGCAGCTGACCGTTGCCCTTGTAGACCAATACCTGGCGCGCGCTCCGGTGCCACTACTGCGCCTGCAGCTCTTGGGCATCACGTGCGTCTTCATCGCTGCCAAATACATCGAGCGATTTCCGCCTCTGGTGAGC TATCTGGCACAAGTAAGACAAAGGTCTTGTTCGCGGCAGGTGGAGAACCTATGTGCACTGACAGCAGGTACCTATGTGGCTGAGGAGGTACTGGCCATGGAGCACAAAGTGTTGAAATGTCTCATGTTTGACGTGTCCATGCCACTTCCAAACTTCTTCTTGGCTAGGTATTTCCGTGTACATCTTCACGATGTGAAG ATCAAGAACTTAGCTTGCTACCTCATTGACCTGAGCCTTCCCAGCGTTCACGTGGTACCAGTGGCGCCCTCTCTCTTGGCTGCTAGTGCACTTTGTCTGACACGGAAACTGCTGCTCCCTCAAGAGGCAGAGTGTTGGACGCCAGCACTTGCATTTTACAGCAAATACAGCGAGAAAGACTTGCTGCAAACTGTCAAACTCCTGGCCAAGATCCTGCTGCGAGCTCCAGACTCCAAGTACCAG GGCGCACGGAGCAAGCACTCGGACCCAAGTCGACTTGGTGTCAGCATGGAACCGTTTCTGATCGGTCACCCGGTACTTCTTCAGCTTACATCTGAGAAGTGA